From a region of the Microbacterium sp. nov. GSS16 genome:
- a CDS encoding DNA polymerase III subunit gamma/tau encodes MNSDPEDDALSWEGDDALEARRPHPRREQDRDVASRRPADRRSADQGFAEAAVAPASGHPDAPTTVDSVRGADVEDESQGIGTATLVLLGILGGVYLLYTIGWAIGGVGMQAKAMFMLPAPLYLASMWIAVLAPALWFTATILLTRGVRDWVRISALVVGAALLVPWPFVVAGGGGVL; translated from the coding sequence ATGAATTCCGATCCCGAGGATGACGCTCTCAGCTGGGAGGGCGACGACGCGCTCGAGGCGCGCCGACCCCACCCGCGCCGCGAACAGGACCGCGATGTCGCATCCCGTCGTCCCGCGGACCGCCGATCAGCCGATCAGGGATTTGCAGAAGCGGCCGTCGCCCCCGCGAGCGGGCATCCCGACGCACCCACGACGGTCGACTCCGTCCGCGGGGCCGACGTCGAGGACGAGTCGCAGGGCATCGGCACGGCGACGCTCGTGCTGCTCGGGATCCTCGGCGGCGTCTACCTGCTCTACACGATCGGCTGGGCGATCGGGGGAGTGGGGATGCAGGCGAAGGCGATGTTCATGCTCCCGGCTCCGCTGTATCTCGCAAGCATGTGGATCGCCGTGCTCGCGCCTGCGCTCTGGTTCACCGCCACGATCCTGCTCACCCGCGGAGTCAGGGACTGGGTGCGCATCAGCGCCCTGGTGGTCGGCGCCGCACTGCTCGTGCCCTGGCCGTTCGTCGTCGCCGGCGGAGGGGGAGTGCTGTGA